The following proteins come from a genomic window of Terriglobia bacterium:
- a CDS encoding TerC family protein translates to MPSNLIFWVLFVVFVLAMLALDLGVFNRKAHVVHFKEAVGWTVVWISLAGLFAVLLSQWGHLMTGDHSRPNSQLTLEFVTGYLIEESLSVDNLFVFLLIFRYFKVPSEQQHRVLFWGIIGALIMRAIFIIAGVALIRRFEWITYIFGAFLIYVGIRLFFQKEDEHQMEKNPMVRFFQKHMRLTKNYEDGKFWVMREGLRYFTPLALVLLVVEASDVIFATDSIPAILAITRDPFVVFTSNVFAILGLRSLYFALAGMMKTFHMLHYGLSVILTFIGIKMLGGHYFEIPTVAALGVIVAVLAISVAASLMFPPKTERRVTS, encoded by the coding sequence GTGCCTTCCAACCTGATCTTCTGGGTGCTGTTCGTGGTGTTCGTGCTGGCGATGCTGGCGCTCGATCTGGGCGTCTTCAACCGCAAAGCGCACGTCGTGCACTTCAAGGAGGCGGTCGGTTGGACCGTCGTCTGGATATCGCTTGCGGGACTGTTTGCCGTGCTGCTGTCGCAATGGGGTCACCTGATGACAGGCGATCACTCGCGGCCGAACTCGCAACTCACGCTTGAATTCGTTACCGGATATCTCATCGAAGAATCGCTCAGCGTCGACAATCTCTTCGTTTTTCTGCTGATCTTCCGCTACTTCAAGGTGCCTTCGGAGCAGCAGCACCGGGTACTGTTCTGGGGGATCATCGGGGCGCTGATCATGCGAGCGATCTTCATCATCGCGGGCGTGGCTTTGATTCGCCGCTTCGAGTGGATCACGTATATCTTCGGAGCGTTCCTGATCTACGTCGGCATCCGACTGTTCTTCCAGAAGGAAGATGAGCACCAGATGGAGAAGAATCCGATGGTGCGTTTCTTCCAGAAGCACATGCGGTTGACGAAGAATTATGAGGACGGCAAATTCTGGGTGATGCGCGAGGGGTTGCGCTACTTCACGCCTCTGGCGCTGGTGCTGCTGGTGGTCGAAGCTTCGGACGTGATCTTCGCGACGGATTCAATCCCGGCGATCCTGGCGATCACGAGAGATCCGTTCGTGGTGTTTACGTCGAACGTGTTCGCGATCCTCGGTCTGCGCTCACTTTATTTTGCGCTGGCCGGCATGATGAAGACCTTTCACATGCTGCACTACGGGTTGTCCGTCATCCTCACCTTCATCGGGATCAAGATGCTGGGCGGACATTATTTCGAGATTCCGACGGTTGCGGCGCTGGGCGTGATCGTCGCGGTGCTGGCAATCTCGGTGGCCGCATCGCTGATGTTTCCGCCGAAAACAGAACGGCGAGTAACGAGTTGA
- a CDS encoding DUF2231 domain-containing protein, translating to MRSKAHIGSHPIHPMIVAFPVGLWVTSFIFDLIGAGSHEQAYFTASYYMIIAGCIGAACAAIPGVIDLFGVIPANSSGRSRGYIHGTLNTLALADFVYVAVRRGSPAVAADGIAIACSAGGVVLIAISGWLGATLVYRNQIGVDRRFANAGQLRERTVTDFRRPVCNQSELGDGQMMLIRSGNDRIAIARCAEGLFAFEDHCTHKGGPLSDGAQVDCTVQCPWHGSQFDIRTGRVVAGPAGRQVTTYPIEIRGGEVYVKKDVVAGEKPKAA from the coding sequence ATGCGGTCCAAAGCGCACATCGGTTCACACCCCATTCACCCGATGATCGTGGCATTCCCGGTGGGACTGTGGGTGACGAGCTTCATCTTCGACCTGATCGGAGCGGGGTCGCACGAGCAGGCGTATTTCACGGCGAGCTATTACATGATCATCGCCGGGTGCATCGGCGCGGCATGCGCGGCAATCCCCGGGGTGATCGACCTGTTTGGCGTGATTCCAGCGAACTCCAGCGGGCGATCGCGGGGGTACATTCACGGAACGCTGAATACGCTGGCGCTGGCGGACTTCGTTTATGTGGCGGTTCGGCGAGGCTCACCGGCGGTTGCAGCGGACGGAATCGCGATCGCGTGCTCGGCGGGCGGAGTAGTCCTGATTGCGATCTCAGGATGGCTGGGCGCCACGCTGGTTTATCGCAACCAGATTGGAGTGGATCGGCGGTTCGCGAATGCGGGGCAACTGCGCGAGCGGACTGTGACGGATTTCCGGCGGCCAGTTTGCAACCAGTCGGAACTGGGCGACGGGCAGATGATGCTGATACGCAGCGGCAACGACCGGATTGCGATTGCACGATGCGCGGAAGGGCTGTTCGCGTTCGAGGATCACTGCACGCATAAAGGCGGGCCGTTGAGCGATGGCGCGCAGGTGGACTGCACGGTGCAGTGCCCATGGCACGGCTCGCAATTCGATATCAGGACGGGTCGCGTGGTGGCGGGACCAGCTGGGCGCCAGGTCACAACATATCCGATCGAGATTCGCGGCGGAGAAGTTTACGTTAAGAAGGATGTCGTGGCCGGGGAGAAACCGAAGGCCGCGTAA
- a CDS encoding sodium:solute symporter family protein, whose protein sequence is MTFTFLDWGAIAAYLLITLLLGLYFKSRSGKSVDDYFVSGRNVTWWLAGTSMVATTFAADTPLLVTGLVYRQGIAGNWIWWSFLLSGMMTVFLFARLWRRSGLLTDVQFAEMRYAGKPAAFLRGFRAIYLGLLMNCLILGWVTKAMVSILGVTFQISDFKALLICVLFLIPFTGFYVALGGLWGVLWTDLFQFVLKMGIVIAVAFYAVHAIGGMDVMLSRLSSMRATNGASDPLALFPDFSHGFTSENLWTLPVITFVVFLGVQWWAFWYPGAEPGGGGYIAQRIFSAKDEKNGLLSVLWFNFAHYAVRPWPWILTGLAVIVLHPELRAPGANPEAGYMMVLNEHLPHAWRGVAMAGFLAAFMSTIATHLNWGASYLVSDFYRRFIKKDASERHYVHISRLTTVILVCAAAVVAALLTSIKSGWEFVLELGAGTGIVYLLRWYWWRINAWSEISAMATAMVVSLSLRIWQFLGMRGTVAPPFTGSDAVVFAKTAITTTLCTTIVAIAVTLLTSAEPEPVLRAFYRKVHPDVRGWKPIAALETQIAQTRDIGRNLLSWILGCALIYLALFGTGKFILNQRGLGSLMLVGSLICGFLLYKEQSARNWGASAAEAVADLSADVATGKH, encoded by the coding sequence ATGACCTTTACCTTTCTGGATTGGGGCGCGATCGCCGCTTACCTGCTGATCACTCTTCTTTTAGGCCTCTACTTCAAATCGCGCTCCGGCAAAAGCGTCGACGATTATTTCGTCTCCGGCCGCAACGTCACTTGGTGGCTCGCCGGAACCTCGATGGTCGCGACCACCTTTGCCGCCGACACCCCGCTGCTCGTCACCGGCCTCGTCTATCGCCAGGGAATCGCCGGTAATTGGATATGGTGGAGTTTTCTGCTCTCCGGAATGATGACCGTGTTCCTCTTCGCGCGACTCTGGCGACGCTCCGGCCTGCTCACCGATGTCCAGTTCGCCGAAATGCGCTATGCGGGAAAACCCGCGGCATTCCTGCGCGGATTCCGCGCCATCTACCTCGGCCTGCTGATGAACTGCCTCATTCTCGGCTGGGTGACCAAGGCCATGGTCTCCATCCTCGGCGTCACCTTCCAGATCAGCGATTTCAAGGCCCTGCTCATTTGCGTTCTATTCCTCATCCCGTTCACTGGTTTCTACGTCGCGCTCGGTGGCCTCTGGGGAGTCCTCTGGACCGACCTCTTCCAGTTCGTCCTCAAGATGGGCATCGTGATAGCCGTCGCGTTCTATGCGGTGCACGCCATCGGCGGTATGGACGTGATGCTCTCGCGACTTTCTTCCATGCGCGCGACCAACGGCGCATCCGACCCACTCGCGCTCTTCCCCGACTTCTCCCATGGCTTCACCTCTGAGAATCTCTGGACTCTCCCGGTCATCACCTTCGTCGTCTTCCTCGGCGTGCAGTGGTGGGCCTTCTGGTATCCCGGCGCCGAACCCGGTGGTGGCGGCTACATCGCGCAGCGTATCTTCAGCGCCAAGGATGAGAAGAACGGCCTGCTCTCCGTCCTCTGGTTCAATTTCGCGCATTACGCGGTGCGCCCCTGGCCCTGGATACTCACCGGCCTCGCCGTGATCGTGTTGCATCCTGAACTGCGCGCCCCCGGAGCCAATCCCGAAGCTGGTTACATGATGGTGCTGAACGAGCATCTGCCGCATGCCTGGCGAGGCGTCGCCATGGCTGGATTCCTCGCCGCCTTCATGTCCACCATCGCCACGCACCTCAACTGGGGAGCCTCCTATCTCGTCTCCGATTTCTACCGGCGCTTCATCAAGAAGGACGCGTCGGAGCGTCACTACGTCCACATTTCCCGCCTCACGACGGTCATCCTCGTTTGTGCCGCCGCCGTCGTCGCCGCGCTGCTAACGTCCATCAAGTCCGGCTGGGAATTCGTCCTCGAACTCGGAGCCGGCACCGGAATCGTCTACCTGTTGCGCTGGTACTGGTGGCGCATCAATGCCTGGAGCGAAATCTCCGCAATGGCAACCGCAATGGTTGTCTCCCTCTCGCTGCGTATCTGGCAATTTCTCGGTATGCGGGGAACCGTAGCGCCGCCCTTCACTGGAAGCGACGCCGTTGTCTTTGCGAAAACCGCGATCACAACCACGCTTTGCACCACAATCGTCGCGATAGCCGTAACTCTCCTGACCAGCGCCGAACCCGAACCCGTCCTCCGCGCCTTCTACCGCAAAGTGCATCCCGACGTGCGCGGCTGGAAACCCATCGCCGCCCTGGAGACGCAGATCGCGCAAACGCGCGACATCGGCCGCAACCTCCTGTCGTGGATATTAGGTTGCGCGCTGATCTACCTCGCGCTCTTCGGAACCGGCAAGTTCATCCTGAATCAGCGCGGCCTCGGCTCGCTGATGCTTGTGGGCTCGCTGATCTGCGGTTTCCTGCTCTACAAGGAGCAATCCGCGCGCAATTGGGGCGCCAGTGCCGCCGAAGCGGTCGCCGACCTCAGCGCCGACGTCGCCACCGGCAAGCATTAG
- a CDS encoding DUF4256 domain-containing protein gives MKASKRNLSPKQRDELLPTLKARFEKNMNRHRGLEWAKVQSRLESNPEKLWSLHEMERTGGEPDVVGHDKKTGKYIFYDCSPETPKDRRSLCYDREALDARKEHKPANNAVDVATAMGVELLTEEQYRELEKLGEFDTKTSSWIKTPSNVRKLGGALFCDRRYDTVFTYHNGAESYYAGRGFRGALRV, from the coding sequence ATGAAGGCTAGTAAGAGAAACTTGTCCCCCAAACAGCGCGACGAACTCCTCCCCACTTTGAAAGCCCGTTTCGAGAAGAACATGAATCGCCACAGGGGCCTTGAATGGGCCAAGGTACAGTCGAGGCTCGAATCGAACCCTGAAAAGCTGTGGTCACTCCACGAGATGGAACGTACCGGCGGCGAACCCGATGTCGTTGGTCACGACAAGAAGACCGGCAAATACATTTTCTACGACTGCTCCCCGGAGACTCCCAAAGACCGTCGAAGCCTTTGCTACGACCGCGAAGCCCTCGACGCAAGGAAGGAGCACAAACCGGCAAATAACGCCGTCGATGTGGCCACCGCAATGGGCGTCGAACTTCTGACCGAAGAACAATATCGCGAGTTGGAGAAGCTCGGAGAATTCGACACCAAAACCTCAAGCTGGATCAAGACCCCTTCCAATGTCCGGAAACTCGGCGGCGCCCTCTTCTGCGATCGCCGCTACGACACCGTCTTCACCTACCATAACGGCGCCGAATCCTACTACGCTGGCCGCGGCTTCCGCGGCGCACTACGGGTTTAA
- a CDS encoding YciI family protein, with product MPQYLVAGYLPDDFDPSQADEAMGREIHELNKEMIAAGVRKFACGLGAAKSLRAQADGGVHITDGPYLETKEHIGGFWILECADMDEAVAWARKGVAATRGQVEVREIFFMPAPTEE from the coding sequence ATGCCGCAATACTTGGTTGCTGGTTACCTCCCCGACGACTTCGACCCGTCCCAGGCGGACGAAGCGATGGGCCGCGAGATCCACGAACTCAACAAAGAGATGATTGCTGCCGGCGTCAGGAAATTCGCTTGCGGCCTTGGGGCCGCGAAATCGTTGCGGGCGCAGGCCGATGGCGGGGTCCACATCACCGACGGGCCATACCTCGAGACCAAGGAACACATCGGCGGTTTTTGGATTTTGGAATGCGCTGACATGGACGAGGCTGTTGCATGGGCACGCAAAGGCGTCGCCGCCACTCGGGGGCAGGTCGAGGTGCGAGAGATATTCTTCATGCCGGCCCCCACCGAGGAATGA
- a CDS encoding protein kinase: MAITSGSKLGPYEIQSPLGAGGMGEVYRAKDTRLDRTVAIKVLPAHLSSDTESRQRMQREAKAISALQHPNICTLHDIGSQDGTDFLVMEYLEGHTLAQRLEKGALPLDQVLKIGVEIAEALEKAHQQGIIHRDLKPGNIMLTKAGAKLMDFGLAKPKVSIASQAVGHLTPTTPTMNLASLASAASPITQKGSVVGTFQYIAPEVLQGAEADVRSDLFSFGCVLYEMVTGRRAFEGKSQLSIFTSILEKEPEPIANTQAVAPPMLDLVVRGCLAKDPAERTQSIHDVAMELRWIASLRCAPADAESVTAPSRSRLPWFAAIAVATILAALAGFFLHRSTVNAASIRAEINPPPDTRFRLSSDLAGPPVLSPDGAYIAFTAIDTNGKTNLWVRRMNAEDARILPDTSDAIFPFWSPDSHALGFFANGKLRTIDLNGTTAQTLCDAQLGRGGAWSPSGVIVFSPSPISPLFKVNANGGSATQFIPLDLSKYSSYRWPFLLPDGKHFLYFALNHDPTRQSNDGIFYASLDGRENRLLIHTQSNGIYAAGFLLLSRNDQLIAQPFDPDNAVLNGEMQTLSSGVLIDTSTWRSSVTATDSGLLAFGSGTSGGVQLVWMERSGKEVGVAADNLQKLQFAALSPRGDRVALQIDTGINDIWVLDLARGVRTRLTFGPTGNTIPVWSPDEKWIAYSSFRVSGGGIYRRPSDGSGAEELLVADSATMNFAPDSWSPDGKTLFYSPNLFTQRDDGVWAISVDGDHKPHQVLPHGSYATLSPDGRWLAYSSTESGQNEVYVQAYGGGQGKWQVSPDTGQVPHWSADGKEIFYFDGNQNLVAVSVKESGGALQFGVPQVLSHQWTFLTTPFFSVAPDGKRFLLARISQQINQPITVVTNFTTGLKK; the protein is encoded by the coding sequence ATGGCCATCACTTCTGGCTCAAAACTTGGTCCTTACGAAATCCAGTCTCCGCTCGGTGCCGGCGGCATGGGTGAAGTGTATCGAGCGAAGGACACCCGTCTCGATCGCACCGTAGCCATCAAGGTCCTGCCCGCGCATCTCTCCTCTGATACCGAATCGCGCCAACGCATGCAGCGTGAAGCCAAGGCCATCTCCGCGCTTCAGCACCCGAACATCTGCACGCTTCACGACATCGGCTCGCAGGACGGAACCGACTTCCTGGTCATGGAGTACCTCGAAGGCCACACCCTGGCCCAGCGTCTCGAGAAAGGCGCGCTTCCCCTCGACCAGGTTCTCAAGATTGGCGTCGAGATTGCCGAGGCGCTCGAAAAAGCTCACCAGCAGGGAATCATCCACCGCGACCTCAAGCCCGGTAACATCATGCTGACCAAGGCCGGCGCCAAGCTGATGGACTTCGGTCTCGCGAAACCGAAGGTATCGATCGCATCGCAAGCGGTCGGACACCTCACGCCGACCACGCCAACCATGAACCTGGCCTCGCTTGCCTCTGCCGCGTCGCCCATCACGCAGAAAGGCTCAGTCGTCGGCACTTTCCAGTACATCGCTCCTGAAGTCTTGCAGGGAGCCGAAGCCGATGTGCGCAGCGACCTGTTCAGCTTTGGCTGCGTTCTCTACGAGATGGTTACCGGTCGCCGAGCCTTCGAAGGCAAATCGCAGCTCAGCATCTTCACCTCCATCCTCGAAAAAGAACCAGAGCCTATCGCTAACACCCAGGCGGTCGCTCCGCCCATGCTCGATCTCGTGGTTCGTGGCTGTCTCGCCAAAGATCCCGCCGAGCGCACGCAATCGATCCATGACGTCGCCATGGAGCTGCGCTGGATCGCATCGCTCCGTTGCGCACCCGCCGACGCGGAATCGGTCACCGCACCCAGCCGAAGCCGCCTCCCATGGTTCGCTGCGATTGCGGTCGCAACCATTCTGGCGGCCCTTGCAGGATTCTTCCTTCATCGCAGCACGGTCAACGCCGCCAGCATCCGTGCCGAAATCAATCCACCGCCTGACACCCGTTTTCGCCTGTCATCGGATCTTGCCGGCCCGCCCGTGCTCTCGCCCGACGGCGCTTACATCGCCTTTACTGCCATCGACACGAACGGCAAGACGAATTTGTGGGTGCGTCGCATGAACGCAGAAGATGCGCGTATCCTGCCCGACACCAGCGACGCGATCTTTCCTTTCTGGTCGCCCGATAGCCATGCGCTCGGGTTCTTCGCCAATGGCAAACTCCGGACCATCGACCTGAATGGAACCACCGCCCAAACTCTCTGCGACGCGCAACTCGGGCGCGGTGGTGCCTGGAGTCCCAGCGGCGTCATCGTTTTTTCGCCATCGCCAATCTCACCGCTGTTCAAGGTCAATGCCAACGGTGGTTCTGCCACCCAGTTCATCCCTCTCGATCTTTCAAAGTACTCTTCCTACCGCTGGCCTTTTCTTCTTCCTGACGGCAAGCATTTCCTCTATTTCGCCTTGAACCATGACCCGACCAGGCAGTCGAACGATGGCATCTTCTATGCCTCGCTCGACGGTCGCGAGAACCGTCTGCTCATCCACACCCAGAGCAACGGAATCTACGCTGCCGGCTTTCTTCTCCTCAGCCGCAACGATCAGCTGATTGCCCAACCCTTCGATCCCGATAATGCGGTCCTGAACGGTGAAATGCAGACTCTTTCTTCCGGGGTGCTTATCGACACCTCCACTTGGCGCAGCAGCGTTACCGCAACCGACAGCGGCCTTCTCGCCTTCGGCAGCGGTACCTCCGGTGGGGTTCAACTCGTCTGGATGGAGCGCAGCGGAAAAGAGGTGGGAGTGGCGGCTGACAATCTCCAGAAACTGCAATTCGCCGCCCTCTCGCCGCGCGGTGATCGCGTCGCGCTGCAGATTGATACCGGCATCAACGACATCTGGGTCCTCGACCTCGCCCGCGGCGTCCGAACCCGGCTCACCTTCGGCCCAACAGGAAACACTATTCCTGTCTGGTCACCCGACGAAAAGTGGATTGCGTACAGCTCTTTTCGTGTATCCGGGGGTGGAATCTATCGCAGACCCTCCGACGGCAGTGGCGCTGAAGAATTACTGGTTGCCGACTCGGCCACCATGAACTTCGCTCCCGACTCCTGGTCACCCGACGGCAAGACCCTCTTCTATTCACCGAATTTGTTTACTCAAAGAGATGATGGGGTATGGGCCATCTCTGTCGATGGAGACCACAAGCCACACCAGGTACTCCCGCATGGAAGTTACGCCACCCTTTCCCCTGACGGGCGCTGGCTCGCTTACAGTTCCACCGAATCCGGCCAGAACGAAGTCTATGTGCAGGCCTATGGTGGCGGACAGGGCAAATGGCAGGTTTCACCCGATACCGGACAGGTACCGCATTGGAGCGCTGACGGTAAAGAGATCTTCTACTTCGACGGCAACCAGAACCTCGTCGCCGTTTCAGTCAAAGAGTCCGGCGGCGCCCTTCAATTCGGCGTGCCCCAGGTTCTCAGCCACCAATGGACATTCCTGACAACGCCTTTTTTTAGCGTCGCCCCCGACGGCAAGCGCTTCCTGCTGGCGCGCATCTCCCAGCAGATCAACCAACCGATCACCGTCGTCACCAACTTCACCACCGGATTGAAAAAGTAA